A portion of the Flavobacterium magnum genome contains these proteins:
- a CDS encoding GTP cyclohydrolase, whose product MIRIKEADTPKLMREFVKFPFSLYKNHPYWVPPLIDDELAGFDRKSNPAFETAEAIFYLAFKDDVAVGRIVAIINWDEVNKQDKRKVRFGWFDFIDDIEVSRALIEKVYELGRKHQLTYAEGPMGFSNLDKVGMITEGFDEIGSMITWYNYPYYGKHMEQLGYVMEKEYLENKFPFANVKPEMFSKIQELIKKRYQLTPMNFTRTKDIMPYVDQMFDLFNRSYSDLSSFVAINDSQIDYFKKKYIGFINPEYIKFIFDKDENMIAFSIVMPSFSDALRKAGGRLFPFGFYHLLKARKNSKKVLFYLIGVLPEYQNKGVTAIVFAEYYKTFMEKGIKECIRTPELADNHAIHNIWKNFDPVTFRKRATFRKDI is encoded by the coding sequence ATGATCCGTATAAAGGAAGCCGATACACCAAAACTGATGAGGGAATTTGTGAAATTCCCTTTTTCGCTTTACAAAAACCACCCTTACTGGGTTCCGCCGCTGATTGATGACGAACTGGCGGGCTTTGACCGGAAATCCAATCCCGCGTTTGAAACGGCGGAAGCGATTTTCTACCTTGCGTTTAAAGACGATGTAGCCGTGGGACGCATTGTGGCCATTATCAACTGGGATGAAGTCAACAAACAGGACAAACGGAAAGTGCGCTTCGGTTGGTTTGATTTTATTGACGATATCGAAGTGAGCCGCGCATTGATTGAGAAAGTGTATGAACTCGGCCGGAAACACCAGCTCACTTATGCAGAAGGCCCGATGGGATTTTCAAATCTGGATAAAGTGGGCATGATCACGGAAGGTTTTGACGAAATCGGTTCGATGATTACCTGGTACAATTATCCATACTACGGCAAACACATGGAGCAGCTGGGCTATGTGATGGAAAAGGAGTATCTGGAAAATAAATTTCCTTTTGCCAATGTGAAGCCTGAAATGTTCAGTAAAATCCAGGAGCTGATCAAGAAGCGGTACCAGCTTACCCCGATGAATTTCACCCGCACCAAAGACATTATGCCCTACGTCGACCAGATGTTTGACCTTTTTAACCGAAGCTACTCAGATTTGTCCTCGTTTGTGGCGATCAATGACAGCCAGATCGATTATTTTAAGAAGAAATACATCGGTTTCATCAACCCGGAATACATCAAGTTTATTTTTGACAAAGATGAGAACATGATTGCCTTCAGCATCGTCATGCCTTCTTTTTCCGATGCGCTGCGTAAAGCCGGGGGCAGACTGTTCCCATTCGGTTTCTACCACCTTCTGAAAGCGAGGAAAAACAGCAAAAAGGTGCTATTCTACCTTATAGGCGTTTTGCCCGAATACCAGAATAAAGGCGTAACAGCCATCGTCTTTGCAGAATATTACAAGACTTTCATGGAAAAGGGAATTAAGGAATGCATACGCACCCCCGAACTCGCCGACAACCACGCTATCCACAACATCTGGAAAAATTTTGACCCGGTAACATTCCGCAAACGCGCGACGTTCAGGAAAGACATATAG
- a CDS encoding DUF4834 family protein gives METANLTSLLETIFYIIVFYYIFKYIAKLFLPVVVKKVVQKAGENFQQQYQQQQQQYHNRQQTQNRDEVIFDTAKSTRPRETKKVGEYVDYEEID, from the coding sequence ATGGAGACAGCCAACCTGACCTCACTGCTCGAGACGATCTTCTACATTATCGTCTTCTATTATATATTCAAATACATTGCGAAGCTTTTCCTTCCAGTGGTGGTGAAGAAAGTCGTGCAGAAAGCCGGCGAGAATTTTCAGCAGCAATACCAACAGCAACAGCAGCAGTATCACAACCGGCAGCAGACCCAGAACCGCGACGAGGTGATTTTTGACACCGCTAAATCGACCAGGCCGCGCGAAACCAAAAAAGTGGGCGAGTATGTGGATTATGAAGAAATTGATTAA
- a CDS encoding nucleoside triphosphate pyrophosphohydrolase family protein, whose amino-acid sequence MQKRLQCVKEFHTAFEIGYSETPRADLGEAKNLLRFNLMKEENEEYLEAARNNDLTEVADALGDMLYILCGTIIEHGLQDKIEQVFDEIQRSNMSKLGADGKPVYREDGKVMKGPNYFKPDFSHIIGPQ is encoded by the coding sequence ATGCAAAAAAGACTCCAGTGTGTCAAGGAATTTCACACCGCTTTTGAAATTGGCTACAGTGAAACGCCGAGAGCCGATCTGGGCGAAGCGAAAAACCTGCTGCGCTTTAACCTGATGAAAGAGGAAAATGAGGAATATCTTGAGGCGGCGCGCAACAATGATCTTACCGAAGTCGCCGATGCGTTGGGCGATATGCTGTACATCCTTTGCGGCACCATTATCGAACATGGCCTGCAGGATAAGATTGAACAGGTATTTGATGAGATCCAGCGCAGTAACATGAGTAAGCTGGGCGCCGATGGCAAACCGGTCTACCGTGAAGACGGGAAGGTGATGAAAGGCCCAAATTATTTCAAACCCGATTTTTCCCACATTATCGGCCCCCAATAA
- a CDS encoding DUF4920 domain-containing protein yields MKKIALLASAIVLLSACKDDKKTPATDAPMETPADTIKKDTIATAVLPVEETVTETAPADEKIVVKPQEGKEIKVQYATFGSKISADKALTQEQMMKKYASLKKGDTINVKFRSKITDVCKKKGCWMSMELPNSKESFVRFKDYGFFVPLNADNSEAIVSGKAFLDVVSVDELRHYAKDGGKSQEEIEKITQPKVTYAFTADGVLIEQ; encoded by the coding sequence ATGAAAAAAATAGCCCTTTTAGCAAGCGCAATAGTATTGCTCTCAGCATGCAAAGACGATAAGAAAACGCCGGCGACCGATGCCCCTATGGAAACCCCTGCCGATACCATCAAAAAAGATACCATCGCCACCGCGGTCCTGCCGGTAGAGGAAACTGTTACAGAAACCGCTCCCGCCGACGAGAAAATCGTGGTGAAACCTCAGGAAGGGAAAGAGATTAAAGTACAGTATGCCACATTCGGCAGCAAGATTTCTGCTGACAAGGCGCTGACCCAGGAGCAGATGATGAAAAAATATGCGTCTTTGAAAAAAGGGGATACGATCAATGTAAAGTTCCGTTCAAAGATTACCGATGTGTGTAAGAAGAAAGGCTGCTGGATGTCAATGGAATTGCCTAACTCCAAAGAATCATTCGTAAGGTTCAAGGATTACGGATTTTTCGTGCCGCTCAATGCCGATAATTCTGAAGCCATTGTCAGCGGAAAGGCCTTTCTTGATGTCGTCTCTGTCGATGAGCTCAGGCATTATGCCAAAGACGGAGGGAAGTCGCAGGAAGAGATTGAAAAGATCACCCAACCGAAAGTTACTTATGCGTTCACGGCTGACGGCGTGTTAATTGAGCAATAA
- a CDS encoding YfhO family protein, with product MKIFNRFFPHALAIFGFVLISLVYFYPVLQNKAILQSDIQQYTGMAKEQNDFRAQENTEPFWTNSSFGGMPTYQLGANYPHNYVKKLDGVLRFLPRPADYLFLYFLGFYGLLLVMKTDPLKAFFGALAFGFSTYFIVILGVGHNAKAHAIAYMPLVVAGTLLVFRKRYIYGALLTMVAVALEINANHFQMTYYLLILLLAITVYFVYAFIRAKEFKPLIVAFASLAGAVLLAVGANATGLLATAEYTGFSMRSKSELTFKPDGQKHEETSMPRDYITQYSYGIAESFDLIAPGLFGGSNGEKLGSDAKVVEYLQTQEVAEGQYLSRDEAVKYAADGMPVYWGDQPGVAAPAYVGAIVFFLCVLGLFNDRRKIKYAFLAAAVASLMLSWGKNFPALTDFFIDHVPMYDKFRAVSSIQVVLELCLPVLAIMGLKSYFESDRESQWKSLKYSAMVSLGLLLLLLVCKGMFRFTSINDEGMDPAFIDALIQDRKALYSADLWRSLLLILVAGGVLWMHMKGKLSNVLAVILVGVLMVGDLVLVDKRYVASDKFVDKYQVEHPFEPTQADQEILKDKSNYRVYDIQGRMQAKASYFHKSIGGYSAVRPRRLDEVIDYQIDTKLGKLAEIIDPETLSLKTSIPALDLLNVKYLIVATRDGELPVTNPFANGNAWFVSSVKTVASADDEMKSLAKDDLKNEAVVNTAAFPELKAGNFAKDSTATIRLEVSKPNYLKYATNNTGNGLAVFSEIYYPKGWNAYIDGKASPHFRADYVLRAMEIPAGKHTVEFRFEPQVVKTGSMISLVSAGLMLLLLVGGIYIENKRKTQSA from the coding sequence ATGAAGATTTTCAACAGGTTCTTTCCGCATGCATTGGCCATTTTCGGCTTCGTACTTATCTCACTCGTTTATTTCTATCCCGTTTTACAGAATAAGGCCATACTGCAATCCGATATCCAGCAGTATACCGGAATGGCTAAGGAACAAAACGACTTCCGCGCACAGGAAAATACCGAACCGTTCTGGACAAATTCATCATTTGGTGGCATGCCCACGTACCAGCTCGGGGCGAACTATCCTCACAATTATGTAAAGAAACTCGATGGCGTATTGCGTTTCCTGCCCCGCCCGGCTGACTACCTATTTCTTTATTTCCTTGGGTTTTACGGCCTTTTGCTCGTGATGAAAACCGATCCGCTGAAGGCATTTTTCGGTGCCCTGGCCTTCGGATTCTCAACTTATTTCATCGTCATACTCGGTGTCGGCCACAATGCTAAAGCACATGCCATCGCGTACATGCCGCTCGTGGTTGCCGGAACTTTACTCGTATTCAGGAAACGTTATATTTACGGCGCGCTGCTTACGATGGTCGCCGTCGCGCTCGAGATCAATGCAAACCATTTCCAGATGACGTATTACCTGCTGATACTTCTTCTGGCCATCACTGTGTACTTCGTTTATGCGTTCATCAGGGCGAAAGAGTTCAAACCTTTAATTGTCGCGTTTGCGAGCCTCGCGGGCGCCGTGCTGCTGGCGGTCGGTGCGAATGCGACGGGCTTGCTTGCAACGGCGGAATATACCGGTTTCAGCATGCGCAGCAAAAGTGAACTGACTTTCAAACCTGATGGGCAAAAGCACGAGGAAACCTCAATGCCACGCGATTACATCACACAATACAGCTATGGGATTGCCGAAAGCTTTGATCTGATTGCACCCGGATTGTTCGGCGGTTCAAACGGCGAAAAGCTAGGATCTGATGCTAAAGTTGTTGAATACCTGCAAACACAGGAAGTAGCTGAAGGACAGTATCTTTCCAGAGACGAAGCCGTGAAATACGCCGCAGATGGCATGCCCGTGTATTGGGGAGATCAGCCCGGCGTAGCGGCACCCGCCTATGTGGGGGCGATTGTTTTTTTCCTTTGTGTGCTCGGACTTTTTAATGACAGGCGGAAAATAAAATACGCATTCCTCGCGGCTGCGGTGGCGTCGCTGATGCTATCGTGGGGTAAGAACTTCCCGGCATTGACTGACTTTTTTATTGACCATGTGCCGATGTATGATAAATTCCGTGCCGTATCTTCAATCCAGGTCGTGTTGGAACTGTGCCTGCCTGTGCTGGCCATCATGGGATTGAAAAGTTATTTCGAATCCGACAGGGAAAGCCAATGGAAATCGTTAAAATATTCAGCAATGGTGAGCCTTGGACTGCTGTTGTTGCTGTTGGTGTGCAAAGGCATGTTCCGTTTTACGAGTATCAATGATGAGGGTATGGATCCTGCATTTATCGACGCGCTCATCCAGGACAGGAAAGCATTGTATTCGGCTGATTTGTGGCGCTCCCTGCTGCTTATCCTGGTCGCTGGCGGTGTGTTATGGATGCATATGAAGGGTAAACTGTCGAACGTGCTTGCCGTCATTCTTGTGGGCGTACTGATGGTTGGCGACTTGGTCCTGGTGGATAAAAGGTACGTCGCGAGTGACAAGTTTGTCGACAAGTATCAGGTGGAACATCCGTTTGAGCCGACACAGGCCGATCAGGAAATCCTCAAAGACAAAAGCAATTACCGCGTGTATGACATTCAGGGCAGGATGCAGGCGAAAGCCTCTTATTTCCATAAATCCATTGGCGGATACAGCGCGGTACGGCCAAGGAGACTCGATGAAGTCATCGATTACCAGATTGATACAAAGCTGGGCAAACTCGCTGAAATCATTGACCCGGAGACATTAAGCCTGAAAACGAGTATTCCGGCGTTAGACCTCCTCAATGTAAAATACCTGATCGTTGCCACGCGTGACGGCGAACTTCCGGTGACCAATCCGTTTGCAAATGGCAATGCGTGGTTTGTCTCTTCAGTGAAAACCGTCGCTTCCGCAGATGATGAAATGAAGTCGCTTGCCAAAGATGACCTTAAGAATGAAGCAGTAGTCAACACCGCCGCTTTCCCCGAACTGAAAGCCGGGAATTTCGCCAAAGACAGCACTGCAACCATCAGGCTTGAGGTGTCCAAACCGAATTACCTTAAATATGCTACGAACAACACCGGAAACGGACTTGCGGTATTTTCTGAGATTTATTACCCTAAAGGCTGGAATGCCTACATTGATGGGAAAGCTTCGCCGCATTTCCGTGCTGATTATGTATTGCGTGCCATGGAGATTCCTGCCGGAAAACACACGGTGGAATTCAGGTTTGAACCGCAGGTGGTAAAGACGGGCAGTATGATCTCACTCGTCAGTGCGGGCTTGATGCTGCTGCTGTTGGTTGGCGGAATATATATCGAAAACAAAAGGAAAACCCAATCCGCCTAA
- a CDS encoding branched-chain amino acid aminotransferase, which translates to MHPDKPHEIDIVKTPSSKINSVDFDTLSFGSTFTDHMLVCDFREGKWGKPVIKAYEPFLLDPSAKVFHYGQAIFEGMKAYKDEHDDVWLFRPDQNLDRFNKSAVRMAMPEVEDWIFLEGLRQLVDLERDWVKKGLGNTLYIRPFMIAVGSGVIAAPSTQYRFMIILSPAKSYYSGEVKVIIAEHFSRAANGGIGAAKAAGNYSAQFYPTKLANEKGFQQIIWTDDATHTKLEEAGTMNVFFRINDTLYTAPVSERILDGVTRKSLIALAQREGINVEERSVYVDEIIKAAKDGSLKEVFGAGTAAVVNPIVGFSYQDTYYELPKLDNSIALQLKDKLTKIQYNLAEDTFGWTVKV; encoded by the coding sequence ATGCATCCAGATAAACCTCACGAAATCGATATAGTAAAGACGCCTTCCTCAAAAATAAACAGTGTCGACTTTGACACGCTGAGTTTCGGCAGCACCTTTACTGACCATATGCTCGTTTGCGATTTCAGGGAAGGCAAGTGGGGCAAGCCGGTGATCAAGGCCTATGAGCCCTTTTTACTGGATCCTTCGGCAAAAGTTTTCCATTACGGACAGGCGATTTTTGAGGGCATGAAAGCCTACAAGGATGAACATGATGATGTCTGGCTGTTCCGCCCGGATCAGAACCTGGACCGTTTCAACAAGTCGGCCGTCAGGATGGCCATGCCCGAAGTGGAGGACTGGATTTTCCTCGAAGGCCTCAGACAACTTGTCGATTTGGAGCGGGACTGGGTCAAGAAAGGACTCGGTAACACGCTTTATATCAGGCCGTTCATGATAGCCGTCGGAAGTGGTGTCATCGCTGCCCCGTCTACGCAATACCGTTTTATGATTATCCTTTCGCCGGCCAAGTCTTATTATTCGGGCGAAGTTAAGGTCATCATCGCCGAACATTTCAGTCGTGCTGCTAATGGCGGTATTGGTGCTGCCAAAGCGGCCGGAAATTATTCCGCACAGTTTTACCCTACAAAACTGGCCAACGAAAAAGGCTTCCAGCAAATCATCTGGACCGATGACGCGACACACACCAAATTGGAGGAAGCCGGAACCATGAATGTATTTTTCCGCATCAACGACACCTTGTATACAGCGCCGGTGAGCGAACGTATCCTCGATGGCGTGACCCGAAAAAGCCTGATTGCATTGGCACAGCGTGAAGGGATTAACGTGGAAGAGCGGTCTGTGTACGTCGATGAAATCATTAAAGCGGCAAAGGACGGTTCACTGAAAGAAGTTTTCGGCGCCGGTACCGCAGCGGTAGTAAATCCCATCGTTGGATTTTCTTACCAGGATACCTATTATGAGTTACCGAAACTGGACAATTCCATCGCGCTGCAATTGAAGGACAAATTGACAAAAATACAATACAACCTTGCTGAGGATACCTTCGGATGGACCGTCAAGGTCTAA
- the mnmD gene encoding tRNA (5-methylaminomethyl-2-thiouridine)(34)-methyltransferase MnmD, producing the protein MKREIITTSDGSTTIHLPEWEESYHSKHGAIQEAYHVFIKNGLSLFNGKSVSILEIGFGTGLNAFITFLESEKHSQQIGYTGVEAYPVSAAEVSSMNYVTALQADRYLKVFDSMHAGPWGVKISLSDWFSLTKKQQFFHEVDDVQAYDLIYFDAFGFRVQPELWSLEIFAKMHRALKPEGTLVTYAARGIIKKNMQDAGFSIEKLAGPPGKREMFRATAI; encoded by the coding sequence GTGAAACGCGAAATTATCACGACTTCGGACGGCTCGACCACGATTCACCTTCCGGAATGGGAGGAATCGTACCATTCTAAACATGGTGCGATCCAGGAGGCTTACCATGTATTCATAAAAAACGGACTTTCCTTGTTCAACGGGAAGTCCGTTTCTATTTTAGAGATTGGTTTTGGCACGGGACTCAACGCTTTCATCACTTTCCTCGAGTCTGAAAAGCACAGCCAGCAAATCGGATACACCGGGGTGGAGGCTTATCCGGTTTCCGCAGCCGAGGTGTCGTCGATGAATTATGTTACTGCGCTTCAGGCAGACCGTTATTTAAAGGTTTTTGACTCGATGCACGCTGGTCCCTGGGGAGTAAAAATCAGCCTTTCGGATTGGTTTTCACTGACCAAAAAACAGCAGTTTTTCCATGAGGTTGATGACGTGCAGGCTTACGATCTGATTTATTTCGATGCCTTCGGATTCAGGGTGCAGCCTGAACTGTGGTCACTCGAGATCTTCGCCAAAATGCATCGGGCGCTGAAGCCAGAAGGAACGCTGGTCACTTATGCCGCAAGGGGTATCATCAAAAAAAATATGCAGGACGCAGGTTTTAGTATCGAAAAACTCGCCGGACCACCAGGGAAACGGGAGATGTTCCGTGCTACTGCAATTTAA
- a CDS encoding transporter: MSKTRICFLLLSFFGAKSISAQYTDVINSNRPGKSLSAFSVGKSVFQAEGGLSGFVEKHKLLATDTNGIDADLSLRWGLFYEQLEFMFDLQYQYDAYNTPLGSENRSALRQTVIGAKYLFYDPNKNYEEKPNLKSWKASHKFKWREFIPAVAAYAGVNLNFDNPFTFETDPAVSPKLMVITQNQFSGGYVFVTNIIADKVTSDFPSYGLILTLTKGITEKWSAFIENQNYKSDYYSDALLRGGAAYLIKENIQLDASVTFNMKETPSVFSGGIGLSWRFDKNYKPVLIRSGKNDDKDKDKKKKKKKKRKDEVEVEKAPTK, translated from the coding sequence ATGAGCAAAACCAGGATTTGTTTTCTACTGTTATCTTTTTTCGGGGCCAAAAGCATTTCGGCACAGTACACCGATGTCATCAATTCCAACCGGCCCGGAAAATCGCTTTCCGCATTCTCCGTAGGGAAAAGTGTTTTTCAGGCGGAAGGCGGACTGAGCGGCTTTGTCGAAAAGCACAAACTGCTCGCCACCGATACCAACGGAATCGATGCAGACTTAAGCCTGCGGTGGGGGCTTTTTTATGAACAGCTGGAATTCATGTTCGACCTGCAGTATCAGTATGACGCATACAATACCCCGCTGGGCAGCGAAAACAGGAGCGCCTTGAGACAGACGGTCATTGGTGCGAAATACCTTTTTTACGACCCGAACAAAAATTATGAGGAAAAACCCAACCTCAAAAGCTGGAAGGCGAGCCACAAATTCAAATGGAGGGAATTTATTCCTGCCGTGGCCGCGTATGCCGGCGTGAACCTGAATTTTGACAACCCTTTCACGTTTGAAACCGATCCAGCCGTGAGTCCGAAACTGATGGTCATCACTCAAAACCAATTCTCAGGAGGATACGTCTTTGTTACCAATATCATTGCTGATAAAGTAACGAGTGATTTTCCGAGTTACGGACTGATCCTGACGCTGACAAAGGGCATTACGGAAAAATGGTCGGCGTTTATTGAAAACCAGAATTACAAGAGCGATTATTACTCAGATGCGCTGCTACGCGGCGGCGCGGCCTATCTTATAAAAGAAAACATCCAGCTCGACGCCTCAGTGACTTTCAATATGAAAGAGACACCGTCGGTATTTTCGGGCGGAATCGGGCTTTCCTGGCGCTTTGATAAGAACTACAAGCCGGTCCTCATCCGCAGCGGCAAGAACGATGACAAGGATAAGGACAAAAAGAAAAAGAAGAAAAAGAAGCGCAAAGACGAAGTGGAAGTAGAAAAAGCACCAACCAAATGA
- a CDS encoding aminotransferase class I/II-fold pyridoxal phosphate-dependent enzyme yields the protein MVKDLFERIQENKGPLGKWASQAEGYYVFPKLEGELGPRMQFHGKEILNWSINDYLGLANHPEVRQADIEAATQYGAAYPMGARMMSGQTTAHEELERELAEFVMKESAYLLNFGYQGMVSIIDALVTKNDIIVYDVDSHACIIDGVRLHMGKRFTYRHNDVESMEKNLQRATKMAEETGGGILFITEGVFGMRGQQGKLREIVEFKKKYNFRLLVDDAHGFGTLGKTGAGAGEEQGVQDGIDVYFSTFAKSMANIGAFVAADKAIIDYLKYNLRSQMFAKALPMIQTIGSLKRLRMLRTMPELKDKLWENVNALQNGLKARGFDIGDTNTCVTPVYLNGSIPEAMMLVNDLRENYHIFLSIVVYPVIPKGIILLRMIPTASHTIEDINETLDAFEAVREKLTNGTYLKLAGERTVDVS from the coding sequence ATGGTAAAAGATTTATTCGAAAGGATACAGGAAAATAAAGGCCCGTTAGGAAAATGGGCATCTCAGGCAGAAGGTTACTACGTGTTCCCAAAACTCGAAGGCGAATTGGGGCCGCGCATGCAATTTCACGGAAAGGAAATACTGAACTGGAGTATCAACGATTATCTCGGATTGGCTAACCATCCCGAAGTACGCCAGGCCGATATTGAAGCAGCGACGCAATATGGTGCCGCCTACCCGATGGGTGCGCGCATGATGAGCGGACAGACGACTGCCCATGAGGAACTTGAGCGTGAACTCGCGGAATTTGTCATGAAGGAGTCGGCTTACCTGCTCAACTTTGGCTATCAGGGCATGGTGTCAATCATTGATGCGCTGGTCACGAAAAATGATATTATCGTCTACGATGTCGATTCGCATGCTTGTATCATCGACGGCGTAAGGCTGCACATGGGCAAGCGCTTCACCTACCGCCACAACGATGTGGAGAGTATGGAGAAAAACCTGCAGCGTGCCACCAAAATGGCCGAGGAAACCGGCGGCGGCATATTATTCATCACCGAAGGTGTTTTCGGCATGCGCGGGCAGCAGGGAAAACTCAGGGAGATTGTTGAATTCAAGAAAAAATACAATTTCCGCTTATTGGTCGACGATGCGCACGGTTTCGGTACGCTCGGGAAAACCGGGGCCGGGGCAGGTGAGGAGCAGGGTGTGCAGGACGGAATTGACGTGTATTTTTCAACCTTTGCCAAATCAATGGCCAATATCGGCGCGTTTGTTGCGGCAGACAAAGCGATTATCGATTACCTGAAATACAACCTGCGCTCGCAGATGTTTGCCAAGGCTTTGCCGATGATCCAAACAATTGGTTCCCTCAAAAGGCTGCGCATGTTAAGGACGATGCCTGAACTGAAGGACAAATTGTGGGAAAATGTCAATGCTTTGCAAAACGGATTGAAAGCGCGCGGATTTGATATAGGCGATACGAACACCTGCGTCACGCCGGTATATCTCAATGGCAGCATACCTGAGGCCATGATGCTTGTGAATGATTTACGTGAAAACTACCATATTTTCCTTTCAATAGTGGTGTACCCTGTCATTCCGAAAGGCATTATCCTGCTCAGGATGATACCGACGGCATCTCACACCATTGAAGACATTAATGAGACGCTTGATGCATTCGAAGCAGTCAGGGAAAAGCTTACAAATGGCACTTACCTCAAACTGGCCGGGGAACGCACTGTCGACGTTTCATAA
- a CDS encoding NYN domain-containing protein: MSLNNNHKELRLAVLIDADNVPYSNIKGMMEEIAKYGTPTTKRIYADWTRPNAAGWKTVLLDHAITPVQQYSYTQGKNSSDSALIIDAMDLLYTDKVDGFCIVSSDSDFTRLAIRLRESGMTVIGIGEKKTPPSLISACDKFIYIEVLEGAVQKKASKRIAATAVKKTVNKPAEKAVERPVVKPVPGKQVVKAPEKTEEIPAPAPIPATNADGTIEEETIQLIESSIDDICDDDGWAFLGDVGNLIVRKKPEFDPRNYGFNKLTPMLKSMSDILEIDERDSDKRGIKHVYVRLRLG; this comes from the coding sequence ATGTCACTCAACAACAACCATAAAGAATTACGCCTGGCCGTACTCATTGATGCCGACAACGTGCCTTACAGCAACATCAAAGGGATGATGGAGGAAATTGCCAAATACGGCACCCCCACTACCAAACGCATTTATGCGGACTGGACCCGTCCCAATGCCGCGGGCTGGAAGACCGTGCTGCTCGATCATGCCATAACGCCAGTCCAGCAATACAGCTATACCCAGGGGAAAAACTCATCGGATTCGGCGCTGATTATTGATGCGATGGACTTGCTATATACTGACAAGGTCGACGGATTCTGCATCGTATCGAGCGATTCTGATTTTACACGCCTCGCCATCCGGTTGCGTGAATCGGGAATGACAGTCATTGGGATCGGTGAGAAAAAAACGCCTCCTTCACTGATTTCGGCCTGCGACAAATTCATTTATATTGAAGTGCTTGAGGGCGCCGTCCAGAAAAAAGCGTCTAAACGGATCGCTGCAACGGCGGTCAAAAAAACGGTCAACAAGCCTGCTGAAAAGGCCGTTGAGCGTCCTGTTGTAAAACCGGTTCCAGGGAAACAGGTTGTGAAAGCGCCTGAAAAAACCGAGGAAATCCCTGCGCCCGCGCCGATACCCGCAACCAATGCTGACGGCACTATAGAGGAAGAAACCATCCAGCTGATTGAATCCTCAATCGATGACATTTGCGATGATGATGGCTGGGCATTCCTCGGCGATGTGGGCAACCTGATTGTACGTAAAAAGCCTGAATTTGACCCGCGGAATTATGGGTTCAACAAACTGACGCCCATGTTAAAATCGATGTCAGATATCCTTGAGATTGATGAAAGGGATTCCGACAAACGAGGCATCAAACACGTTTATGTTCGGCTGCGGCTCGGATGA